The Sphingosinicella humi genome has a window encoding:
- a CDS encoding Ldh family oxidoreductase codes for MVVVSETSDIVVMSLDEIFALAYRVLSGAGLSRAHAEAVAHTIMVSERDACASHGLHRLPGCVMTIRSGKLSLDAEPKVEDVTPSLVRVDAGYGYSRLAFDRGTPSLVEKARRCGIAAMAINDCFHFSALWPEVEALTDLGLAALAMTPSHAWVAPAGGTRGLLGTNPIAFGWPRSGRHPYVFDFATSAMARSELARRKSEGTPIVEGIGLGPDGTPTTDASAALDGAMLTFGGHKGSALSTMIELMAGPLIGDRTSLASMEFDEDLKLAPCHGELVMAFDPAVMAGGRVDQGTAWAEALFSGFAEQGARLPSERRYAARARTIAEGVSVPRPLHERLLALES; via the coding sequence ATGGTGGTGGTTTCCGAGACTAGCGACATCGTGGTCATGTCGCTCGATGAGATATTCGCGCTGGCTTATCGGGTGCTGAGCGGGGCCGGTCTGTCCCGAGCGCATGCCGAAGCGGTGGCGCATACCATCATGGTGAGCGAGCGGGACGCCTGCGCCTCGCACGGGCTGCACCGCCTGCCCGGCTGCGTGATGACTATCCGCTCGGGCAAGCTGTCCCTCGATGCCGAGCCCAAGGTCGAGGACGTGACCCCCTCGCTGGTCCGGGTGGATGCGGGCTATGGCTATTCGCGCTTGGCTTTCGACCGCGGCACCCCTTCCCTGGTGGAGAAAGCGCGCCGGTGCGGGATAGCGGCCATGGCCATCAACGACTGCTTCCATTTTTCGGCCTTGTGGCCGGAAGTCGAGGCACTGACCGACCTCGGCTTGGCGGCCCTCGCCATGACCCCCAGCCACGCCTGGGTCGCGCCCGCAGGCGGCACTAGGGGGTTGCTCGGCACCAATCCCATCGCCTTCGGCTGGCCGCGCTCGGGGCGACATCCCTATGTGTTCGACTTCGCTACCAGCGCCATGGCGCGCAGCGAGCTCGCCCGGCGCAAGTCGGAGGGCACTCCCATAGTGGAAGGCATCGGTCTCGGCCCGGATGGGACGCCCACGACGGATGCCTCCGCAGCGCTGGACGGTGCGATGCTGACCTTCGGCGGTCACAAGGGCTCGGCGCTTTCGACGATGATCGAGCTCATGGCCGGGCCGCTCATCGGCGATCGGACCAGCCTCGCGTCGATGGAGTTCGACGAGGATCTGAAGCTCGCCCCCTGCCACGGCGAGTTGGTGATGGCGTTCGATCCCGCCGTGATGGCCGGAGGCCGCGTCGATCAAGGCACCGCCTGGGCCGAGGCTCTGTTCAGTGGGTTTGCCGAGCAGGGCGCGCGGTTGCCGTCCGAGCGCCGTTATGCAGCGCGCGCCAGAACAATTGCGGAAGGCGTGTCGGTCCCGCGCCCGCTCCACGAACGTCTCCTCGCCTTGGAAAGCTAG